The sequence GAAATTCCAGCATCTCACTGAAGTAGGCCGTGCTGTATTCAACCTGTTCCGCCAGGCGGTCTATCTTGGCGCGGATAGAGTACATCCTTGGCCATTCCTGGGTGAGCCGCTCTACATTATTCATGCTCCATTCGAAGGCAGGCTCGGAGCTGCCCTGTTCGTAATGGCAGCCGGAATAACTGAAGTCCAGCATGGCGCAGCCGGTCTGCCCCGTAGCCCAGTCGGCGAAGCCCCCCAAACCGTCATACTTGGTGCCGTCGGTAAACTTATGCAGGGTTTCGGGATCCCACCCGTCCTTCGGTATCCGCCGGGCTATCTCTTTCCCGATCATCTGCTGGACCTTGCCCAGCAAGGGGACACGGCCGGCATCTTTCTCGCCGTAAAAATCCTCTGACGATAACGACCTCTCGCTGCCCTGGTAGGGATATACTATCAGCGATAGCAGCAGCAGGTAGCCCGGCCGCATATCAATCTCATGGTACGTGTCATAGGACAGCCCCAGGAGGTCTATGGGCATGATATCGGCAAAATATCCTATGTTGTCCGTTTTGTCCGGCAGCGGGTAATATTTCTGTGCGAATAAGTAGCGGAAACGGTAGATGCGCCTGCTCAGGGGCTCACGCAGGATCTCCTTTTCTTTATCAGGCAGGAATTCCCTGATCAAACGTCTGAAATTTTCAAGACTCCCGAATTCGGTCAGCATATTAATGATGACTTTCAAAGCGGGAGGCCCGGCCAGTAGCTTATTTGTCAGCAAGGACAGGGGCCAATACTCCGGCTGGGGATATAGCGCTTTCGCCCTGTCTTGGCCTTGCTCCATGTACTGCAAGGCCACCCGGTTGTTTTCACGTATTATGGAGTCGATGTCCCACAAAGTTAATCCCCCTTATCCTGCTCTTTCAACAGGGAGAGCAACAGGTTGGTTGCGTTCAGGGTATTGGTGCCGTAAGCAGCCGCCTCATCCGCGGCCATTTTGATTTCCAGTTGTCTTTCGGCTAGTACCAGCGCATCGAAGCTGCCGTTTACCACCGGGATAGAGTTGGCCAGCTCGATGATGAGGAGATGCTTCTCGGGCACCTTGCGCAGGATACCGACGATGTCAATATTCTCGGCCATGGTGTTAACCTTTCGTGCCCACCCGCTTCACCAGCTCGTGCACCGTATCCTCGCCGTCCTTGCCCGTCTTGATCTCGGCGGAATACAGCTCCGGGTAAAAGTCGGCCAGGATGCCTTTTACCTCATCTGGCGTCTTGGTAGGGTCCGGATCCGGGATGCGTTTACCGTCGTAGACAAATACTCTGCTCATGTGCGACCTCCTTATTACTTGATATCAGGGGATAATTATCTGCGTAAGAACAGGGGGACAGAGCTGGAACATCCCAGCTTGACGATGGTGGATGCAGTGAAAGGCTGGAAGTTTTTGAACTCGGGGAAAACATGGTCGCCGTCTTGCCAGAACAGCACTTCCTTGATTTTTTTCAGCTCGTCGACGGGGACTCCCTTATCCTTGAACAGCACGAGGACGCAGAGGGCCAACTGCTGGCTCTTGTTCAGGTTGTTGGCCATGCGCCTGGCCTCTGCGTCCAGGCCGGCTTCTTTAAGGTCGGCCATCGTTTGCAGGTGAACGAGATCCCTGGTCTGGCATTGTCCCATTATCTTTCTCATTTTAATTCAGAAAGTAGCCGGGCAATGTACGTCCAGCTATCCCTACTTCCATGTCGAGTGTTGATATAGAGCCGGGCTGATCCGGAAACTGGCCATAGAAACCATCGGTGCAGACCGGCGCATAGTAGAAGTCGAAATCATCCCCGAAGGGGTCTTCTAGGGCTGTTGGCATGACGGGCACCTCCTTCCCTCCTCCCTTTAAGGGCTTTCTCTTCCTGGGTGATCGGCAGTCTCTTCGACATGTCCAGCATGGCCTCTACCCGCTGCCGGGTGGCGCTGATCATGTTCTGCAGCCGCTTGTTGGGCATCCGGTAGATCTGATTGGCCTCGATGATGAGCCCCAGCTGCTTATGGGCTTCCTGCAGCTTGCCCACCAGGGGGTCGGCGACGGGCTCGCCGGCGGCCTCCGCGGCATCCTCCAACAGCTTGGCGCATATCTTAAGCCCGGAGACCGTCGCGGCGCGTCCCCATAGCTTACGCTTTGTCGCTGTTCTCATCAGCCTCCTTCTTCCCCATCCACCCGCAGAACTGGCACCAGTCGCCGTTCACCGGATGGGGCTTGCCGTATTCTCCCGGGCACTTGTCCGGGGTAGGCCGCTCCTCCATGATAGTCCACCAGTTGGAAGACGGCGGGAACTTGGACCTGCCGATCAGTTCCAGCCGCGGCTTGGCATCGGGATAGTATTTCTTGACAGCAAGGTAAGCCCGGTGGTTCTCCGGCACGGCCACTTTCAGGGCATGCGCTATGACAGCATCATTCGCCTGCTTAATTGCGGCCCTTTCCTTGATCCGCCACTCCTCGCTGAATCGCGGATCGTCCAGGAAATGCTTGAGCTTGTAATATGGCACCGGGAATATCATGGTCTTGTCTCTGTCCTCGATAGACTCGTCATGGTAGCAACGGGTCATGTGGCGGTAGAGGTTAATCTCCCACTCTTTCACTCTCGGGCTTTCGTAGGGGATGGGCGTGAACGGTAGGTCGTCCAGGTCCTCGTAGCCGGTGCCGCTCAGCTTGTAATAGGGCGGCCGCGATGGGCTATCCCCCCTGCTGTTATAGATGGGACGGA is a genomic window of Dehalococcoidia bacterium containing:
- a CDS encoding PRTRC system protein C; its protein translation is MSRVFVYDGKRIPDPDPTKTPDEVKGILADFYPELYSAEIKTGKDGEDTVHELVKRVGTKG